A region from the Mycolicibacterium phlei genome encodes:
- a CDS encoding SAM-dependent methyltransferase: protein MPESSIVVRPEPMDSAAYTAASRLHAPGLQPAIKLFEAAARAVPMPTPPHPIVIADYGAATGHNSLLPINAAIAVLRKRTRPDHSALVVHTDLPDNDFTALFRTLSEDPDSYLTRDANTFPTAIGRSFYTQIMPSSSVSLGWSSWAVQWLSRTPAPIPDHIQIAYSRDAAVRAAYARQAAHDWHEFIAFRGRELRPGGRLLVMTMGIGEDGDAGHRPTLTAIADALDEVSGAGLITSDERRRMCLPIVARSEADFCAPFAPKGRFEQLEIEHLEIFDAEDRYWNQYRRDGNARVFGAQWAAFARAAVFPSLLAALDGGATDPRASEFCERLKKGVAERLAADPEQTRLPLAHVVLIKRQQPQ, encoded by the coding sequence GTGCCCGAGTCCAGCATCGTCGTGCGGCCCGAGCCGATGGACAGCGCGGCCTACACCGCCGCGTCGCGGTTGCACGCCCCCGGTCTGCAGCCGGCGATCAAGCTGTTCGAGGCCGCCGCCCGGGCCGTGCCGATGCCGACGCCGCCGCATCCGATCGTGATCGCCGACTACGGCGCGGCCACCGGACACAACTCGCTGCTGCCGATCAACGCGGCAATCGCGGTGCTGCGGAAGCGAACCCGTCCGGATCACTCCGCCCTGGTGGTACACACCGATCTGCCGGACAACGACTTCACCGCGTTGTTCCGAACGCTGTCCGAGGATCCCGACAGCTACCTGACCAGGGACGCGAACACGTTCCCCACCGCAATCGGCCGGTCGTTCTACACCCAGATCATGCCGTCGAGCAGCGTCAGCCTGGGCTGGAGCTCGTGGGCGGTCCAGTGGCTCAGCCGCACCCCGGCGCCGATCCCCGACCACATCCAGATCGCCTACAGCCGCGACGCGGCGGTGCGCGCCGCCTACGCCCGCCAGGCCGCCCACGACTGGCACGAGTTCATCGCCTTCCGGGGCCGGGAACTGCGCCCCGGCGGCCGGCTGCTGGTGATGACGATGGGCATCGGCGAGGACGGCGACGCCGGCCACCGCCCGACGCTGACCGCGATCGCCGACGCGCTCGACGAGGTCAGCGGGGCCGGGCTGATCACCTCCGACGAGCGGCGCCGCATGTGCCTGCCCATCGTCGCGCGCAGCGAGGCGGACTTCTGCGCGCCGTTCGCGCCGAAGGGCCGGTTCGAACAGCTCGAGATCGAGCACCTGGAGATCTTCGACGCCGAGGACCGTTACTGGAACCAGTACCGGCGCGACGGCAACGCGCGGGTCTTCGGTGCGCAGTGGGCGGCGTTCGCCCGGGCGGCGGTGTTCCCGTCGCTGCTGGCGGCGCTCGACGGCGGCGCGACCGACCCGCGGGCCAGCGAGTTCTGCGAGCGCCTCAAGAAGGGGGTGGCCGAGCGGCTGGCCGCCGACCCCGAGCAGACCCGGCTGCCGCTGGCGCACGTGGTGCTGATCAAACGCCAGCAGCCCCAGTAG
- a CDS encoding NAD(P)H-dependent amine dehydrogenase family protein — translation MVIPEIVRHPRFDLVGVGVSNPDKVGRDVGEICGLDTPLGLAATDDVDALIALRPDALVHYGPTANHADANIALITRFLRAGIDVCSTAMTPWIWPDMHLNPPNWIEPITEACEAGRSSCLTTGIDPGFANDLFPMTLMGLCSEVRRVRASELLDYTNYEGDYDREMGIGKPPEYRPLLENPDILIFAWGATVPMIAHAAGITLDEITTTWEKWVTPNDRQTAKGVIKAGNVAAVRFTINGVYKGETRIQLEHVNRIGHDAAPDWPSGTQNDVYRVDIEGTPSIFQETAFRFTDGSGRDAAAAGCLATGLRALNAVPAVNDLPPGWVTALDLPLIPGAGTIR, via the coding sequence ATGGTGATACCCGAGATCGTCAGGCACCCCCGGTTCGACCTGGTGGGTGTGGGCGTGAGCAACCCCGACAAGGTGGGTCGCGACGTCGGCGAGATCTGCGGCCTGGACACCCCGCTCGGGCTGGCGGCCACCGACGACGTCGACGCGCTCATCGCGCTGCGACCCGACGCGCTGGTGCACTACGGTCCCACCGCCAACCACGCCGACGCCAATATCGCGCTGATCACCCGGTTCCTGCGCGCCGGCATCGACGTGTGCTCGACGGCGATGACGCCGTGGATCTGGCCGGACATGCATCTGAACCCGCCCAACTGGATCGAACCGATCACCGAGGCCTGCGAGGCGGGCCGGTCGTCGTGTCTGACCACCGGCATCGACCCCGGCTTCGCCAACGATCTGTTCCCGATGACGTTGATGGGCCTGTGCTCGGAGGTGCGTCGGGTGCGCGCCTCCGAACTGCTCGACTACACCAACTACGAGGGCGACTACGACCGGGAGATGGGCATCGGTAAACCGCCCGAGTACCGGCCACTGCTGGAGAACCCTGACATCCTTATTTTCGCCTGGGGTGCAACGGTTCCCATGATCGCCCACGCGGCGGGCATCACGCTCGACGAGATCACCACCACCTGGGAGAAGTGGGTCACCCCCAACGACCGCCAGACCGCCAAGGGCGTCATCAAGGCGGGCAACGTCGCCGCGGTGCGGTTCACCATCAACGGGGTGTACAAGGGCGAGACCCGCATTCAGCTCGAGCATGTCAACCGTATCGGCCACGACGCCGCACCGGACTGGCCGTCGGGCACCCAGAACGACGTCTACCGCGTCGACATCGAGGGCACCCCGAGTATCTTTCAGGAGACCGCGTTCCGGTTCACCGACGGTTCGGGGCGCGACGCCGCCGCGGCCGGGTGCCTGGCGACCGGACTGCGAGCCCTCAACGCCGTGCCCGCGGTCAACGACCTGCCGCCGGGCTGGGTGACCGCCCTGGATCTGCCGTTGATCCCGGGTGCGGGCACCATCCGCTGA
- a CDS encoding DUF4185 domain-containing protein codes for MSQGWWARPRLPLRAGKAVDITGPGRTDRFGVTCTDLGASVIAPNGKLVSVFGDTFSGAKVGQGDWRSPVILIGTGDADHEIVYERAGGPDPDYARQLWHYIHDDARTGWRRGGISTVIPSDLLTVGDSMYLHVIVNRGFGNVVWTEIWRSDDSGVSWTHLGEKAKFPADLHGGHAQCWAWDYDPDEHWVYVAATGFQRDKGIILMRVRPEQIGDRNRYVSWGFVNGRWQWGAPATPITPPGERWGELAFRRLAPGKWVLGGFLASGYALAYRVVSAPVANMHTTPLQTPVVGTAWHAENHDGNQVAQLYGGYLLPGSRFDIDGGVGIVVSQWHTRDGWPYRAMQFKIGLRDDTQTVPPDPVNL; via the coding sequence GTGTCGCAGGGCTGGTGGGCACGACCCCGGCTGCCGCTGCGCGCCGGTAAGGCCGTCGACATCACCGGCCCCGGCCGCACCGACCGCTTCGGCGTCACCTGCACCGATCTCGGTGCCTCGGTGATCGCGCCGAACGGCAAGCTGGTGTCGGTGTTCGGTGACACCTTCTCCGGCGCCAAGGTCGGTCAGGGCGACTGGCGCTCACCGGTCATCCTGATCGGCACCGGCGACGCCGACCACGAGATCGTCTACGAGCGGGCCGGCGGCCCCGACCCCGACTACGCCCGCCAGCTGTGGCACTACATCCACGACGACGCCCGCACCGGGTGGCGCCGCGGCGGCATCAGCACCGTGATCCCGTCCGACCTGCTCACCGTCGGCGACTCGATGTACCTGCACGTCATCGTCAACCGCGGTTTCGGCAACGTGGTGTGGACCGAGATCTGGCGCTCCGACGACAGCGGCGTCAGCTGGACGCACCTGGGGGAGAAGGCCAAGTTCCCCGCCGACCTGCACGGCGGGCACGCCCAGTGCTGGGCCTGGGACTATGACCCCGACGAGCACTGGGTGTACGTGGCGGCCACCGGTTTTCAACGCGACAAGGGCATCATCCTGATGCGGGTACGGCCCGAGCAGATCGGCGACCGAAACCGCTACGTCAGTTGGGGATTCGTCAACGGCCGCTGGCAGTGGGGCGCCCCGGCGACGCCGATCACCCCGCCCGGGGAACGCTGGGGTGAGCTGGCGTTCCGCCGGCTGGCGCCCGGCAAGTGGGTGCTCGGCGGCTTCCTCGCCTCCGGTTACGCGCTGGCCTACCGGGTGGTGAGCGCACCGGTGGCGAACATGCACACCACACCGTTGCAGACACCCGTCGTCGGGACGGCCTGGCACGCCGAGAACCACGACGGCAACCAGGTCGCCCAGCTCTACGGCGGCTACCTGCTGCCGGGTTCACGCTTCGATATCGACGGTGGCGTAGGAATTGTCGTGTCGCAGTGGCACACCCGCGACGGATGGCCGTATCGCGCAATGCAATTCAAGATCGGGCTGCGTGACGACACTCAGACGGTGCCGCCGGACCCGGTCAACCTGTAG
- a CDS encoding SHOCT domain-containing protein — protein sequence MSGRGASRVAVAVAVVTLVVGAVGFIVAIVLNAFVLDKYNAYGEVPIPGTGTVELPAGEVTVSFLTIDTSQGDGGYPIPEISVSIDPPAGVSTPTFTESIGGTTSVMNNTWVRLWTADIEQAGQYQVRTDGEIAGYIRPRLAFGHGSAYGWVTWLFGGLTAAGVVWLVVGWLWSVRAGKAARPLAPHELITDDDPPPPPPSLHAVSLDAATREPDDRGIRLEQLRQLAALRDSGALSEEEFQAEKRRILRG from the coding sequence ATGAGCGGAAGGGGCGCATCGCGGGTAGCGGTTGCGGTCGCCGTGGTCACCCTCGTGGTCGGGGCGGTCGGCTTCATCGTCGCGATCGTGCTCAACGCTTTCGTGCTCGACAAATACAACGCCTACGGCGAGGTCCCGATCCCCGGCACCGGCACCGTCGAGCTGCCCGCCGGTGAGGTGACCGTGAGCTTCCTCACCATCGACACCAGCCAGGGGGACGGCGGCTACCCGATCCCGGAGATCAGCGTCAGCATCGACCCGCCCGCCGGCGTCAGCACCCCGACATTCACCGAAAGCATCGGCGGCACAACCTCAGTCATGAACAACACCTGGGTGCGACTGTGGACCGCCGACATCGAACAGGCGGGTCAGTACCAGGTGCGGACCGACGGTGAGATCGCCGGCTACATCCGTCCCCGGCTGGCGTTCGGGCACGGCAGCGCCTACGGCTGGGTGACGTGGCTGTTCGGCGGGCTGACCGCCGCAGGCGTGGTGTGGCTGGTGGTCGGGTGGCTGTGGTCGGTGCGCGCAGGCAAGGCGGCGCGCCCGCTGGCCCCGCACGAACTGATCACCGACGACGACCCGCCACCCCCGCCGCCGTCGTTGCACGCGGTGTCACTAGACGCGGCCACCCGCGAGCCCGACGACCGGGGCATCCGGCTCGAACAGCTCAGACAACTTGCGGCGCTGCGGGATTCGGGCGCCCTCAGCGAGGAGGAGTTCCAGGCCGAGAAGCGCCGAATCCTGCGGGGCTAG
- a CDS encoding Hsp70 family protein, which translates to MVDGVGMSVGATTLAAVVVGRAAVTRSPVLTRFPHRPPEVGVPSENRNLNEPGLILTDFVDRVGDPVGIVAADGTTHRADVVLAEALRALLLTVGGGRPPAGPVAITHPAHWRPAAVEALRGAVTALPELRRAVLLSDAEAALTALQTEPGLPGRGVIALCDFGGTGTSITLVDAGRNYLPIAETVRHPDLSGDLLDQALLTHVIDDLSAAGTIDLSGTSAIGSLSRLRAQCRGAKERLSTATFTSLVAELPGHRSDVRLTRTELDDVLRAPLNQFVDVVQDTLQRNGVHQLAAIATVGGGARIPLIITTLSERFRLPVVTIAQPELAAAIGGGLAATRGSVEDGATAMSPAADVTAAHPDVAGAPTAMAPAAEPPPSEAALAWSAADDVPDVVPPADGRPEVSFGDDAAQHEEDDDWDNVPPRAPVPWYRNPLVPLGSGIVLAILLLLVAVVWVLAGDESPPSPTPASTTAPPMTFSQVPREPEPAPEAPAPATQAPAPVNPPPVTQTVTAEPPPAQEPPAEQPPAEEPPAEEPPAEQPPAEEPPAEEPEEPKPPVWTPPTWSPTPPYSTVPGLPWVPAPPGFPSQP; encoded by the coding sequence ATGGTTGACGGCGTAGGCATGTCCGTGGGGGCGACCACCCTCGCGGCGGTGGTGGTCGGCCGCGCCGCGGTGACCCGCTCACCCGTCCTGACCCGGTTCCCGCACCGGCCGCCGGAGGTCGGCGTGCCCAGCGAGAACCGCAACCTCAACGAACCGGGCCTGATCCTCACCGACTTCGTCGACCGCGTCGGCGATCCGGTCGGCATCGTCGCCGCCGACGGCACCACCCACCGCGCCGACGTCGTCCTCGCCGAGGCGCTGCGCGCACTGCTGCTCACCGTCGGCGGGGGCCGCCCGCCCGCCGGGCCTGTCGCGATCACCCATCCCGCGCACTGGCGGCCCGCCGCCGTCGAGGCGCTGCGCGGCGCCGTCACCGCGCTCCCCGAGCTGCGCCGGGCGGTGCTGCTCTCCGACGCGGAGGCCGCGCTGACCGCGCTGCAGACCGAGCCCGGCCTGCCCGGCCGCGGGGTCATCGCGCTGTGCGACTTCGGCGGCACCGGCACCAGCATCACGCTGGTCGACGCCGGCCGTAACTACCTGCCGATCGCCGAGACCGTCCGGCACCCCGACCTGTCCGGCGATCTCCTCGACCAGGCGCTGCTCACCCACGTCATCGACGACCTGTCCGCGGCCGGCACCATCGACCTGTCCGGCACCTCGGCGATCGGCTCGCTGAGCCGGTTGCGCGCGCAGTGCCGCGGCGCCAAGGAGCGGCTGTCGACGGCGACGTTCACCTCGCTGGTCGCCGAACTGCCCGGGCACCGCAGCGACGTGCGGCTGACCCGGACCGAACTCGACGACGTGCTGCGCGCGCCACTGAACCAGTTCGTCGACGTTGTGCAGGACACGTTGCAGCGCAACGGGGTTCACCAACTCGCCGCGATCGCCACGGTCGGCGGCGGGGCCCGCATCCCGCTGATCATCACCACGCTGTCGGAGCGGTTCCGGCTGCCGGTCGTCACGATCGCCCAGCCCGAACTGGCCGCCGCGATCGGCGGTGGGCTGGCCGCCACGCGGGGCTCCGTCGAGGACGGTGCCACCGCGATGTCGCCGGCAGCCGACGTCACCGCCGCCCATCCGGACGTCGCCGGCGCCCCGACGGCCATGGCGCCCGCCGCCGAACCCCCGCCGTCGGAAGCCGCGCTGGCCTGGTCGGCCGCCGACGACGTGCCCGACGTCGTTCCCCCGGCCGACGGGCGCCCGGAGGTCTCGTTCGGCGACGACGCCGCCCAGCACGAGGAGGACGACGACTGGGACAACGTGCCGCCGCGGGCGCCGGTGCCGTGGTACCGCAACCCACTGGTGCCGCTCGGCTCGGGCATCGTCCTGGCGATACTGCTGCTGCTGGTCGCGGTGGTGTGGGTGCTGGCAGGCGACGAGTCCCCGCCGTCGCCCACACCGGCGTCGACCACCGCACCGCCGATGACCTTCAGCCAGGTGCCCCGGGAGCCCGAGCCCGCGCCGGAGGCGCCCGCCCCGGCCACCCAGGCACCGGCCCCGGTGAACCCGCCCCCGGTGACACAGACCGTCACCGCCGAACCGCCGCCTGCGCAGGAACCACCGGCAGAGCAGCCACCGGCCGAGGAGCCGCCGGCCGAGGAGCCGCCCGCGGAGCAGCCACCCGCCGAGGAGCCGCCCGCCGAGGAACCGGAGGAGCCGAAGCCGCCGGTGTGGACGCCGCCGACGTGGAGCCCGACCCCGCCGTACTCGACCGTCCCGGGGCTGCCGTGGGTGCCCGCCCCGCCGGGGTTCCCCAGCCAGCCGTAG
- a CDS encoding ABC transporter substrate-binding protein has product MRRLLAVVAALVCLAACSTGQRVDLGGASGALVAAIAGEPDQLDPHKTSAYFSFEVLENVFDTLVEPDADLQMRPALARSWEVSPDQLTWTFRLRPGVTFHDGSPLTADDVVFSYRRIIDEQLTNADKFAAVTEVRAVDPLTVQLRVRQPTPNLLTNIGGFKGMAIVSRANVESGRIATHPVGTGPFAFASQRSGDSITLTANPDYWGGAPRIPGVTFRFISEASTALSALQAGEVDWTDSVPTQRVAQLRDDDSVHLAVTASNDYWYLALNEAHPPWNDVRARQAVAYGIDRDAIVQSTSYGTAVANQLAIPRGNPWYAPYDRYRHDPDTARRLLDEAGVGDVDLDMLVTSEYPETVTAAQVIADNLAPLGITVRIRTVDFATWLDEQNSGNFDMLMMGWLGNIDPDDFYYAQHHTNGSSNAQRFSDPEVDRLLDDGRVQTDPAARYEDYRRAATIIADKVSYLYLYNPSVIQAWTPALSGYEARRDGAVRFRTAVLGEDESS; this is encoded by the coding sequence GTGAGACGACTGCTGGCCGTTGTCGCTGCGCTCGTCTGCCTTGCCGCGTGCTCGACCGGGCAGCGGGTCGACCTGGGCGGCGCGTCGGGCGCCCTGGTCGCCGCGATCGCCGGGGAGCCCGATCAGCTCGACCCGCACAAGACCAGCGCCTACTTCTCGTTCGAGGTGCTGGAGAACGTGTTCGACACGCTGGTCGAGCCGGACGCCGACCTGCAGATGCGCCCGGCGCTGGCGCGGTCGTGGGAGGTCAGCCCGGATCAGCTGACCTGGACGTTCCGGTTGCGCCCGGGCGTGACGTTTCACGACGGCAGTCCGCTGACCGCCGATGACGTGGTGTTCTCCTACCGGCGGATCATCGACGAGCAGCTGACCAACGCCGACAAGTTCGCGGCGGTGACCGAGGTGCGCGCGGTCGATCCGCTGACCGTGCAGCTGCGGGTCCGCCAGCCCACCCCGAACCTGCTGACCAACATCGGCGGGTTCAAGGGCATGGCGATCGTGTCGCGGGCGAACGTGGAAAGCGGGCGGATCGCCACCCATCCGGTCGGCACCGGGCCGTTCGCGTTCGCCTCGCAGCGCAGCGGGGACTCGATCACGCTGACCGCCAACCCGGACTACTGGGGCGGCGCCCCGCGCATTCCGGGGGTGACGTTCCGGTTCATCTCGGAGGCGTCGACGGCGCTGTCGGCGCTGCAGGCCGGTGAGGTCGACTGGACGGATTCGGTACCGACGCAGCGGGTGGCGCAGTTGCGTGACGACGACTCGGTGCATCTGGCGGTCACCGCGAGCAACGACTACTGGTATCTGGCGCTCAACGAGGCGCACCCGCCGTGGAACGACGTGCGGGCGCGCCAGGCCGTCGCCTACGGGATCGACCGCGACGCGATCGTGCAGTCCACCAGCTACGGCACCGCCGTGGCCAACCAGCTGGCGATCCCGCGGGGCAACCCGTGGTACGCGCCCTACGACCGCTACCGCCACGACCCCGACACCGCGCGGCGGTTGCTCGACGAGGCCGGCGTCGGTGACGTCGACCTGGACATGCTGGTCACCAGCGAGTACCCGGAGACGGTGACCGCGGCGCAGGTGATCGCGGACAACCTTGCGCCGCTGGGTATTACGGTGCGCATCCGCACCGTCGACTTCGCGACGTGGCTCGACGAGCAGAACTCCGGCAACTTCGACATGCTGATGATGGGCTGGCTGGGCAACATCGATCCCGACGACTTCTACTACGCGCAGCACCACACGAACGGGTCGAGCAACGCGCAGAGGTTCTCCGACCCGGAGGTGGACCGGCTGCTCGACGACGGCCGGGTGCAGACGGATCCGGCGGCGCGCTATGAGGATTACCGCCGGGCCGCGACGATCATCGCCGACAAGGTGTCCTACCTGTACCTGTACAACCCCTCGGTGATCCAGGCGTGGACGCCGGCGCTGTCCGGGTACGAGGCGCGCCGCGACGGCGCCGTGCGGTTCCGCACCGCGGTGCTGGGTGAGGACGAATCGTCATGA
- a CDS encoding ABC transporter permease, whose amino-acid sequence MSGLLSHPVTRFLARRLAYSVVVLFGVLIASFALVHLVPGDPVRIALGTRYTPEAYQALRSASGLDRPIVGQFFGYVASAVRGDLGVSFRNGDPVTEVLLDRLPATVSLAAAGIVIALVIALPAGIWSALREGRVSDALVRVGSQFGVSIPDFWMGILLIALFASTLHWLPTSGYRPLFGDPGGWLRHLVLPALTVGLVAGAIMTRYVRSAVLEVAAMGYVRTARSKGLAPRVVTLRHTVRNALIPILTITGIQLATIMSGVIVVEVVFAWPGLGRLVFNAVAARDYPVIQGAILLIAALFLLINLLVDVLYAVVDPRIRLS is encoded by the coding sequence ATGAGCGGCTTGCTCTCTCATCCGGTGACCCGCTTCCTGGCCCGGCGGCTGGCGTATTCGGTGGTGGTGTTGTTCGGGGTGCTGATCGCCAGTTTCGCGCTGGTGCACCTGGTGCCGGGCGATCCGGTGCGCATCGCGCTGGGCACCCGCTACACGCCGGAGGCCTACCAGGCGTTGCGCTCGGCCAGCGGGCTGGACCGGCCGATCGTCGGGCAGTTCTTCGGCTACGTCGCATCGGCGGTGCGCGGCGATCTCGGGGTCAGTTTCCGCAACGGCGACCCGGTGACCGAGGTGCTGCTGGACCGGTTGCCCGCGACGGTGTCGCTGGCGGCGGCCGGGATCGTGATCGCGTTGGTGATCGCGCTGCCGGCGGGCATCTGGTCGGCGCTGCGGGAGGGCCGGGTCAGCGACGCGCTCGTGCGGGTGGGCAGCCAGTTCGGGGTGTCGATCCCGGACTTCTGGATGGGGATTCTGCTGATCGCGTTGTTCGCGTCGACGCTGCACTGGCTGCCGACGTCGGGGTACCGGCCGCTGTTCGGTGATCCGGGCGGGTGGCTGCGGCACCTGGTGCTGCCGGCGCTGACGGTGGGTCTGGTCGCGGGGGCGATCATGACGCGCTATGTGCGTTCGGCGGTGCTGGAGGTCGCGGCGATGGGTTATGTGCGCACCGCCCGGTCGAAAGGCCTTGCGCCGCGGGTGGTCACGTTGCGGCACACGGTGCGCAACGCGTTGATCCCGATCCTGACGATCACCGGTATCCAGTTGGCGACGATCATGTCGGGGGTCATCGTCGTCGAGGTGGTGTTCGCCTGGCCCGGGCTGGGCAGGCTGGTGTTCAACGCGGTGGCGGCCCGCGATTATCCGGTGATCCA